TCGCTCTAAGGAAGCTAATAAGCTAACGCAGCTAGCAGTTCTACCAGGAGAAGTGGGCGAAGGCCCTGTTCGCTTCCGCCATACGATGCGTATCAAGCTTCTTCTTCATTGCGCTGCCTTCGTTCTTTGCCGCGAGGATGAATTCCTCCGCCAATCGCGCCGCCATCGGTTTTCCTTTCTTTGATTTCGCCGCCTCAATCAGCCACTTTGCCGCAAGCATAAATTTGCGCGTGGGCCTGACCTCGCGCGGCACCTGGTAGTTCGCGCCGCCAACGCGGCGAGTTGAAACCTCCACGAGTGGCGTGACGTTCTCCAGCGCTTTTTCAAACACCGGCAACGGCTCCAGCTTGGTTACTTTCTGAATTTCGGCAAATGCATCGTACATCACCTTCTCCGCGGTCGTCTTTTTTCCCTTCTTCATTAAATAGTTAACGAAGCGTCCGACGACGGCGCTCTGGTATTTCACATCCGGCTCATGTTCGCGCTGATAATTTCTTTTGCGTCTCATAATTTCTTCTTATCTCTTACTTCTTATTTCTTACGTCTTGCTTTTTACTTCTCCCCTGCCTTCTTCCGCTTTGCGCCATATTTACTCCGTTGCTGTTTGCGCGCTTCAACGCCAACAGTGTCCAATTTTCCGCGCACAATGTGGTAGCGCACACCCGGAAGGTCTTTCACGCGGCCTCCACGAATGACCACCACCGAGTGTTCCTGCAAGTTATGCCCTTCGCCCGGAATATAGGCAGTGACCTCCATACCGTTCGTCAAACGCACGCGCGCGACTTTGCGCAAGGCGGAGTTTGGCTTTTTTGGAGTCGTGGTAAACACCTTTAAACACACGCCACGCTTAAACGGCGAGGGCGTAAAAAGCGGACGGTTTTTCACGTAGTTAAAATATTTCTGCAAAGCCGGCGATTTTGATTTTTTAGACAACGGTGCACGACCGCGCTTCAATAATTGAGAAATTGTAGGCATGAGTTAGCTTTTAGCTGATAGCTTATAGCTTATAGGAAAACCTTGAAGTAAGTCAAGGGCTGATTCGGTGGGTTCTATAATAATGCCTGGCCGCCCACAATCAGCTGATACAAGCCGTAGATCAGCGGCTCAATAAGTTGGAAGCCGAAGAAAATAAGCAGCAGCAATATCGTGAAACCGTAGCGCTCCAAAAAATCGCGAATGTTGTTATATCGTGGCGGAAGGAACGCAAACAGCACTTTTGAACCGTCGAGCGGCGGCAATGGCACAAGATTAAAAATCGCAAGCAGGATATTAATCAATACGATGGTGTGGAAAAAGAGCGGCAACGGCGTTGAGGCAAGCACGCCAGAAAATGACGCAAGCCGGATAAAAACGCCGAAGATGACCGCCACAATGATGTTACTCAACGGTCCCGCCGCGGCAATAAGGCCCGCTCCACGCTTCGGTTCGCGCAACCGACGCGGATCATACGGCACGGGTTTTGCCCAGCCGAAGACCACGGTGCCGCTTGTCGCGACATATAAGAGCAGTGGCAACAGAAACGAACCAAAAAGTTCCAGGTGCTTTAAGGGGTTCAGCGTCAGGCGGCCCGCATCTTTCGCGGTAGTGTCGCCCAAGCGCAACGCAACCACACCGTGCGAGACCTCGTGCACGATGACCGAAAAAATAAATACAATGAGTTGAAAGAGTTGGAACATGGGAGTATTCGCGAATAATGCTAATCTTCTTCAAAATAATGCGAATAGGGAGCGATTATTTGCGTTATTTCGTCTTCATTCGCATTATTAGCGATTACTCCTATACGATAACATCAGCGGCCAGGACTGCATATATGAAAGACCGAGTTTGTCGCCCAATCCTTTCCAAGTGGGCATGCCCAAGGCACAGCGTTTTTTGTTCAAGATGGCCACGCCGCCGGAACTACCGTTGTCAATAATCGCGGACCCTTCATAAATTGGCCCCGCGTCTTCCTCAAAAATGTTCGCGACGTACCCAACAGAGACCGCGTTCTCCGGTCCCGTAAAACGCGGGTAGCTGACGATGGTAATTCGGTCGCCGATCTCCACATCCGCCACTTCGCAAAACCCGATGCCCAGGTCGTCATACGACACGGGCTGAACCGCGACGCGCGATTTTGTGGCGCCGAGTTTTAAGAGCGCGAAGTCATATGTATCGTCAAACACGCGCCTTACGACCTCCGCGGCGTACACCGTGTTATCTCCAAAGACCACTTCGCACTGCGGCGTGCCCGTTATCTCGTTATCCGCAATCACGTGCGCGTTCGTCATCACCACAAATTCGTCGCCGACCGCCGGATAACGCCCTAACAGCGAACCCGAACCGGCGCGAAAATTTACCGTGTTCCCCGAGCGAGCGATCGTGCACCGAATCCGCGCCGTTGCCTGCAAGAGCGAATTAATAAAATCCTTCGGCAACGGCTCGCCGCCGATTTTTTTGAGCCGTTCAAGTTCAGTGCTCACGGTTTCCACTTTCGTCTCTAGCGTCCCGATGGTTTTCCCTTGCTCGCCCAATTTCTGCTGCTGCACCGTGGATAATTGCCCTTGCACATCCAATAATCTTGACTGCGCGCCGAGTGTTTCGCTCAATTTCGCGCGATCATTTTCCAACACTGACTTTGTTTTTGCCAACGCATTATTCTCGCCCTCCAATGTTTTGATACGCCGCGTAAGCGTGGTTTGTTCTTTTTCGAAACGATAGAGCGTTTCAAGCGCCCGCTGCTCCGCCGCGCTGGCACGCGCCGCGGACTCTTGGTACAGCGTAAATATGCGAAACGACAATGCGCCGCTTCCGGCGAGCGCGACGGCAAAAACAACCGCTAATGATACGCCGAAATTCCTCATTGCTATATCCCAAACTTTTCCTTCTGTAACACGGGATAAAACTGCGGATCAATAACGCGCGTGAAACATACCCGGCCCGCATCATGGTCCCAGTTTGCGCCATAGGGCTCATAAACAGCCCGCGGCTTTACCGCTCCCGTCAAAACAGCGCCGGTTGAAGGGAGGTCGAACGCCGCGCAGAGTTCAAACGCCAACTCGCCGGTCGTCCGATACTCATAGATCGCGACGGTTGAAGGGTCTGTCGGCGCGCGGAAACCAGAAATGGGATCTTCCAGGTCCGCCAGTGCTTGCGGCAATTTCCCTTTGCTCTGCCAATAGTAAATAATCTGCCCTTGCGTCATCTGCAAATCGTTCACGCGACGCTCATCAAAACGATATAATCGCGCGCGGAGCGGTGATCCGGCGGTGAAGAATCCGCCGATAACCGCAACGAGTATAATGGCAATAATCGCGCCGACAAATAACCGTAAGGATTTCTCATTCCACTTATTTTTCAGATCGCGCAGATAAAACATGAATATCGCGCCCGTGGTCAGAAACACCGTCACGATTTTAAGCGCGAACCGCACCGTGAGCTCTCCACCCAAAAAGTTGTACACGAGCGTCACCAAATCGCCGATGATGACGATTGCGGTCACGAACAACGTAAAATGCACAAGCCACTTCCTGACGCGCAATTCGCGCTTTTCAGGGATCGCCGCATAGTCGCGATAGAGCAAACGCATCACATAGCAATGCACCGGATACACGATGATAAGTGATGCCATCGCAAAACGTATGGTTCCGGCGTAACCCGAAAAATACTCCGGCTGGAGTTGGTCGGGAAAATAGATGTTGATGTATTGCCAAATCAGCGTAATAAAATTCACC
The sequence above is a segment of the bacterium genome. Coding sequences within it:
- the rpsL gene encoding 30S ribosomal protein S12, coding for MPTISQLLKRGRAPLSKKSKSPALQKYFNYVKNRPLFTPSPFKRGVCLKVFTTTPKKPNSALRKVARVRLTNGMEVTAYIPGEGHNLQEHSVVVIRGGRVKDLPGVRYHIVRGKLDTVGVEARKQQRSKYGAKRKKAGEK
- a CDS encoding trypsin-like peptidase domain-containing protein; its protein translation is MRNFGVSLAVVFAVALAGSGALSFRIFTLYQESAARASAAEQRALETLYRFEKEQTTLTRRIKTLEGENNALAKTKSVLENDRAKLSETLGAQSRLLDVQGQLSTVQQQKLGEQGKTIGTLETKVETVSTELERLKKIGGEPLPKDFINSLLQATARIRCTIARSGNTVNFRAGSGSLLGRYPAVGDEFVVMTNAHVIADNEITGTPQCEVVFGDNTVYAAEVVRRVFDDTYDFALLKLGATKSRVAVQPVSYDDLGIGFCEVADVEIGDRITIVSYPRFTGPENAVSVGYVANIFEEDAGPIYEGSAIIDNGSSGGVAILNKKRCALGMPTWKGLGDKLGLSYMQSWPLMLSYRSNR
- a CDS encoding DUF5671 domain-containing protein, which translates into the protein MDTNIKSTPKDVFLHILSIGTLYYVAVNFITLIWQYINIYFPDQLQPEYFSGYAGTIRFAMASLIIVYPVHCYVMRLLYRDYAAIPEKRELRVRKWLVHFTLFVTAIVIIGDLVTLVYNFLGGELTVRFALKIVTVFLTTGAIFMFYLRDLKNKWNEKSLRLFVGAIIAIILVAVIGGFFTAGSPLRARLYRFDERRVNDLQMTQGQIIYYWQSKGKLPQALADLEDPISGFRAPTDPSTVAIYEYRTTGELAFELCAAFDLPSTGAVLTGAVKPRAVYEPYGANWDHDAGRVCFTRVIDPQFYPVLQKEKFGI
- a CDS encoding site-2 protease family protein, translated to MFQLFQLIVFIFSVIVHEVSHGVVALRLGDTTAKDAGRLTLNPLKHLELFGSFLLPLLLYVATSGTVVFGWAKPVPYDPRRLREPKRGAGLIAAAGPLSNIIVAVIFGVFIRLASFSGVLASTPLPLFFHTIVLINILLAIFNLVPLPPLDGSKVLFAFLPPRYNNIRDFLERYGFTILLLLIFFGFQLIEPLIYGLYQLIVGGQALL
- the rpsG gene encoding 30S ribosomal protein S7, which gives rise to MRRKRNYQREHEPDVKYQSAVVGRFVNYLMKKGKKTTAEKVMYDAFAEIQKVTKLEPLPVFEKALENVTPLVEVSTRRVGGANYQVPREVRPTRKFMLAAKWLIEAAKSKKGKPMAARLAEEFILAAKNEGSAMKKKLDTHRMAEANRAFAHFSW